In the Deltaproteobacteria bacterium genome, CGCGGCGACGACGGCGCGCGATCGAGACGATGGGTGTTGTGATCCAATTGGAACCACCTCTAACTTTTTCATGGAAGGGTCGCCTCCAGGCTCAGACGATAGCCGTTGACGGTCGCACCGGGAGCTGGGCTGAAATCCAGCTCGGGAGCGCGCAGAAAACCCATCCGCTCGTAGATCCGGACAGCGGCCTGCATGACATCGGTCGTATGCAGCGTCATCGCCGTCGCGCCGGACCGCCGCGCGCGCCGCACGCACTCGTTCATCAACGCGGCGCCAACCGCTCGTCCGCGCGCCGCGGGTGCGACAGCCAACAGACGCACCTCCGGCGCGGTCAGAGTGAAGGTTGCGCTCCCTGGGGCGGCGATCACAGCTCCCGGCGGATAGAGCAGGACCGCGCCGACGATCTCGCCCGCGCATTCCGCAACGAGTTGCGCTGCGGGCTCGACGGCCGCAAGAGTCGCTACGATGTTCTGCCGGTAGCCTTCCCAATGCGCCGACATCAAGGTGGCGTACTCCTGGTAGGCAGACAGCGTGACCGCCTCGATCGCACCGCGATCGCTCGGACGTGCATCGCGAATGTGAACTTGGTTCATCGACGTGGTCCTTCGATCCGTGCCGATCTCTGTCGTGTCTCTGTATCCTCGGGAGTCGTCCGTTGGGCGTCGCTCAACCGCTGCCGGTCAGCCGCGCTGCCAGGTCCGCTTGTTAGGCATGACGTACAGTACTCGCTCCTTGACTGATCCTGCGAGCACGTTCAACTCTCCTTGGAAGACGCCGAATC is a window encoding:
- a CDS encoding GNAT family N-acetyltransferase → MNQVHIRDARPSDRGAIEAVTLSAYQEYATLMSAHWEGYRQNIVATLAAVEPAAQLVAECAGEIVGAVLLYPPGAVIAAPGSATFTLTAPEVRLLAVAPAARGRAVGAALMNECVRRARRSGATAMTLHTTDVMQAAVRIYERMGFLRAPELDFSPAPGATVNGYRLSLEATLP